The proteins below are encoded in one region of Campylobacter helveticus:
- the flhB gene encoding flagellar biosynthesis protein FlhB has translation MAGEDQEKTEEPTSKKIEDARQEGNVPKSQDASAVVTLIVAITLILFLMGFMGERIANLYRYYQSFIGVEFDLRIIQAIMMKSIFEVLIILAPIVLSIMVAGVVGNIMQFGFIFTTKPIMPNLSKINPLKGLKNLFSLKKLIESVKIILKVSVVFTIAFIVLLQFVKELPKVELYNLTAQMIWLRDKALILAAIVIIAFIVIAVLDVFLVRFQYFQGLRMSKQEIKDEYKQMEGDPQVKGRIRRLQMEAARRRMVQDVAGADVVITNPTHYAVALRYDTTKENAPRVVAKGVDFLALRIKEMAYKHNVIVYENPPLARQLYRDCDIDQMIPRELFKAVSEVFKFVYQANKKKFPKS, from the coding sequence ATGGCAGGCGAAGACCAAGAAAAAACGGAAGAACCCACCTCCAAAAAGATAGAAGATGCTAGACAAGAGGGAAATGTCCCTAAGAGTCAAGATGCCTCCGCTGTGGTAACCCTTATCGTTGCGATTACTCTAATTTTATTTTTAATGGGCTTTATGGGCGAGAGGATAGCAAATTTATATAGATATTATCAAAGTTTTATCGGCGTGGAATTTGATTTGCGTATTATTCAGGCTATTATGATGAAAAGCATTTTTGAGGTTTTGATTATCCTTGCTCCTATTGTTTTAAGCATTATGGTGGCGGGGGTCGTGGGTAATATTATGCAATTTGGTTTCATTTTTACAACTAAACCCATTATGCCAAATTTAAGCAAAATCAACCCCCTCAAAGGACTTAAAAATCTTTTCTCCCTTAAAAAACTTATCGAAAGTGTGAAGATTATCCTTAAGGTGAGTGTGGTTTTTACCATAGCTTTTATTGTTCTACTTCAATTTGTCAAAGAGCTTCCTAAGGTCGAGCTTTACAATCTCACCGCACAAATGATTTGGTTAAGAGACAAGGCTTTGATTTTAGCAGCTATTGTAATTATCGCTTTTATTGTGATTGCTGTTCTTGATGTGTTTTTGGTGCGTTTTCAGTATTTTCAAGGGCTTAGAATGAGTAAGCAAGAAATTAAAGATGAGTATAAGCAAATGGAAGGGGACCCGCAGGTAAAAGGTAGAATTAGGCGTTTGCAAATGGAAGCTGCGAGGCGTAGAATGGTGCAAGATGTCGCAGGTGCTGATGTGGTGATTACCAACCCTACCCACTATGCGGTAGCACTTCGCTATGATACGACTAAAGAAAATGCCCCAAGAGTTGTGGCTAAGGGGGTGGATTTTCTTGCGTTACGCATTAAAGAAATGGCTTATAAGCATAATGTTATCGTGTATGAAAATCCACCTCTTGCAAGGCAGCTTTATAGGGATTGTGATATTGACCAAATGATTCCTAGAGAGCTTTTTAAGGCTGTGAGCGAAGTATTTAAATTTGTTTATCAAGCTAATAAGAAAAAATTTCCTAAAAGCTAG
- a CDS encoding YaaA family protein, translating into MKILFSPSESKDKECTEGAFNESSFIFKELFKYRLEALQIYENCIKNANLEELQTFFGVKNPTQEFLHNLKTAPTKRAIELYTGVSYEYLNFQSLEEKAQNYILDNTLIFSNLFGVVRASDTLPFYKFKQGAKLGTFAIEKFYKEHFSKALDEYLKDEEVLDLRAGFYDKFYTPKKKISTYKFLKNGKIVSHYAKAYRGILLRIAAQNQIGSNAKLLSKLPNNLKLKDIKQLKFKEEITLEIMD; encoded by the coding sequence TTGAAAATTCTTTTCTCTCCAAGTGAAAGCAAGGATAAAGAATGCACCGAAGGTGCCTTTAATGAAAGCTCTTTTATCTTTAAAGAGCTTTTTAAATACAGACTTGAAGCCTTGCAAATTTATGAAAATTGTATTAAAAATGCTAATTTAGAAGAGCTACAAACTTTTTTTGGTGTGAAAAATCCCACACAAGAATTTTTGCATAATCTCAAAACAGCTCCCACAAAACGCGCCATAGAACTTTATACAGGTGTAAGTTATGAGTATTTAAATTTTCAAAGCCTAGAAGAAAAAGCGCAAAATTATATTTTAGATAACACTCTCATCTTTTCCAATCTTTTTGGCGTAGTAAGAGCAAGTGATACCCTGCCCTTTTACAAATTTAAACAAGGGGCAAAGCTCGGAACTTTTGCCATAGAAAAATTTTACAAAGAGCATTTTAGTAAGGCTTTAGATGAATATTTAAAAGATGAAGAGGTGCTTGATTTAAGGGCTGGATTTTACGATAAATTTTATACTCCAAAAAAGAAAATTAGCACCTATAAATTCCTTAAAAACGGTAAGATAGTCAGCCACTATGCTAAAGCTTATCGGGGGATTTTATTAAGAATTGCAGCACAAAATCAAATCGGCTCAAATGCGAAATTACTCTCAAAACTTCCAAATAATTTAAAACTAAAAGACATTAAACAACTTAAATTTAAAGAAGAAATTACCTTAGAAATTATGGACTAG
- a CDS encoding JlpA family lipoprotein adhesin, which produces MKKNLALLGAFALFFSACSSEISDEVVKKYEQSLNEVVKEQLKEFTTSEEIEVKLKDFTCKADKAYIECNSPDFSLNSSGTPIFSAKNIKLRSNEIYTENNASGLISYKDYYAHLFSKNDKLETSVNLESLKLSDESIRQVENNSKALINDEKIAKLMQELSQDNYNVAFNLLTTKDGGNVNYNYSYKIGNDKENFISASLEGGIKEEVFKALDELEIKFDTDKLIVNEKSLVNFNNDSSKSIEAILKQSMVKNFKLDINLQTKDAFAPYINMAKSSLEVLQNQNTNEEQSLLYSKTLELINDISKNPLYKLNLALDFKDIPLSEFNTLKESGVEKITINGKDFSDILKTINQLSQIGMMVP; this is translated from the coding sequence ATGAAAAAAAATTTAGCTCTACTTGGTGCTTTTGCACTCTTTTTCAGCGCTTGCTCAAGCGAAATTAGTGATGAAGTTGTGAAAAAATATGAACAAAGTCTTAATGAAGTTGTTAAAGAGCAACTTAAAGAATTTACTACTAGTGAGGAAATTGAAGTAAAACTTAAAGATTTCACCTGTAAAGCTGATAAAGCTTATATAGAATGTAATAGTCCTGACTTTTCACTAAATTCTAGCGGGACGCCTATTTTTAGTGCTAAAAATATCAAGCTTCGCTCCAACGAAATTTACACAGAAAATAATGCTTCTGGTTTAATCTCTTATAAAGATTATTACGCTCATCTTTTCTCTAAAAATGATAAACTTGAAACAAGCGTAAATTTAGAAAGTTTAAAACTAAGCGATGAAAGCATTAGGCAAGTGGAAAATAATAGCAAAGCCTTAATAAATGACGAAAAAATCGCCAAACTAATGCAAGAATTAAGCCAAGATAATTACAATGTCGCATTCAACCTACTAACAACAAAAGATGGGGGAAATGTAAATTATAACTATTCTTACAAAATAGGTAATGATAAGGAAAATTTTATTTCTGCAAGTTTGGAAGGCGGCATAAAAGAAGAAGTTTTTAAAGCTTTAGATGAACTTGAAATAAAATTTGACACAGACAAATTGATTGTAAATGAAAAAAGCCTTGTTAATTTTAACAATGATTCCAGTAAATCTATTGAAGCAATACTAAAACAAAGTATGGTAAAAAACTTTAAGCTTGACATTAATCTTCAAACAAAAGACGCTTTTGCCCCTTACATTAATATGGCAAAAAGCTCACTAGAAGTTCTGCAAAATCAAAACACCAATGAAGAGCAGAGTTTGCTTTATTCTAAAACTCTTGAACTGATTAATGATATTAGCAAAAATCCACTTTACAAACTTAATCTTGCACTTGATTTTAAAGATATTCCATTAAGCGAATTTAACACCCTGAAAGAAAGTGGCGTAGAAAAAATTACCATCAATGGTAAAGATTTTAGCGATATCCTTAAAACAATCAATCAACTCTCACAAATAGGAATGATGGTTCCTTGA
- a CDS encoding cysteine ABC transporter substrate-binding protein has protein sequence MKKILLSIFTAFVAVFLTACGSETKENSIERIKNAGVVKIGVFGDKPPFGYVDEKGENQGYDIILAKRIAKELLGDENKVEFVLVEAANRVEFLKSNKVDIILANFTQTPERAEQVDFALPYMKVALGVAVPKDSKIKSVEDLKDKTLILNKGTTADAYFTKNHADIKSLKFDQNTETFAALMDKRGDALAHDNTLLFAWVKERPDYKVVIKELGNQDVIAPAVKKGDKELKEFIDNLIVSLAAEQFFHKAYDESLKAHFGEDVKADDVVIEGGKL, from the coding sequence ATGAAAAAAATACTTTTAAGCATTTTTACAGCTTTTGTTGCGGTATTTTTAACCGCTTGTGGTAGCGAAACGAAGGAAAATTCCATTGAGAGAATTAAAAACGCAGGGGTTGTTAAAATAGGCGTTTTCGGCGATAAGCCCCCTTTTGGTTATGTTGATGAAAAGGGAGAGAATCAAGGCTATGACATTATCCTTGCCAAACGCATTGCAAAAGAGCTTTTGGGTGATGAAAATAAAGTGGAATTTGTGCTTGTCGAGGCGGCAAATCGTGTTGAGTTTTTAAAGTCTAATAAGGTCGATATTATCCTAGCGAATTTCACACAAACGCCTGAAAGAGCGGAGCAGGTTGATTTTGCTTTGCCTTATATGAAAGTGGCTTTGGGCGTTGCCGTGCCTAAGGATAGTAAGATTAAGAGTGTGGAGGATTTAAAAGATAAGACTTTGATTTTAAATAAAGGCACAACAGCGGACGCGTATTTTACTAAAAATCACGCTGATATTAAAAGTTTGAAATTTGACCAAAATACAGAAACATTTGCCGCTTTGATGGATAAAAGAGGGGACGCTTTAGCACACGATAATACCTTGCTTTTTGCGTGGGTTAAAGAAAGACCGGATTATAAAGTTGTTATTAAAGAGCTTGGTAATCAAGATGTTATCGCTCCAGCGGTTAAAAAAGGCGATAAAGAATTGAAAGAATTTATTGACAATTTAATTGTTTCTTTAGCGGCAGAGCAGTTTTTTCATAAGGCTTACGATGAGAGTTTAAAAGCGCATTTTGGGGAAGATGTTAAGGCTGATGATGTGGTGATTGAGGGAGGAAAACTCTAA